The segment GATCCTTCGCGCCGGCGTCTCCGCAAAAAGGTCGAAAGTCCCTGGATCAACCCTGCAGCTTGCGCTGCCGCCAGGCATCCAGCGTCTCGTCGATGATGCGTTCGGGCACGTGGTCGGGATCGAACACGGTGTCGATCTCCAGCACGTCGAGCTGCCGGAGGAAATCGGCCGACGCGGCATCATGGCGCAGCCGGGCGGCGTCCTTGGCGGTGGTGACGAGGCCAAGCCCGGCACCTCGCGCAGTCGTTGCCAGTTCGGCAAGCTCGTCCTGGCCATAGAAATGATGGTCCGGAAACGACCGGGTCAGCGCAACCTCGCCGCCGGCCTGACGGACGGTGTCGAAGAATTTCTCGGGATGGCCGATGCCGGCAAAGGCCAGAAATCGCTTGCCGGCCAGCCCCGCCCTGCTGGTTGGCCGCGTATGCGCCTCGAAGATCGGTCGGCCGGCACGCGCCGCCTGGCGAACGACGGCATCGGCAGCAAGGCCGTCGCCCATCTTCAGCAGCGCGCTGGTGAAAACCAGTTGGTCGACGATGCCAGCCCTGAGCGGACCGCCAGGAATGACGCGGCCGTTGCCGACGCCGTAGCGTGCGTCGACGACGACCAGCGCATAGTCGATATGGATGCGCGCGCTCTGGAAACCGTCATCCATGATCAGGAAATCACATCCATGCTTTTCCAGCAGGAGGCGGGCGCCGGCGGCACGGTTCGGCGTCACTGCGACTGGCGCGTGCGCGGCCAAAAGCAGCGGTTCATCGCCGACATGCCTGGCGGCGTCATGATGCGGATCGACGACATGCGGCCGTGCAAAGGAACCGCCATGGCCGCGCGACAGGAAACCTGGATTGAGCTGCATGCGCCTGGCCTGCCGGGCCAGTGCGATCGCCACCGGCGTCTTGCCGGTGCCGCCGACGGTGAAGTTGCCGACGCAAAGCACCGGCGCCTCGATCTTCTCGCGCGCCGCTGAGCGCATGCGGCGGCCGGCAGCGAGCGCATAGATCGCCGACAGCGGCGCCAGCGCCAGCGCCCGCCAGTCCGGTTCTTCCCACCAGAAGGGGGGCGCTTCGCTGGCCATCTTAACGGCCGTTGGCGCCCTTGAGGCGCGACTTGACGACCAAAGGCTGAATGTAGGGTTCGAGCGACTTCAAGGTGAGCGCCAACGCACCGCGCATCTCGTCGACGGTTGCCGCACCGGCGGCCATCATCTCATGGCGGGCCACCTCGTTGGTCAAGAGGAAATTGACGGCGCCGGCCAGCATGTCGCGGTCGCGCACCAGCTTTGCGCCGCCGCTGTCGATCAGGCGCTGATAGGTCTCGCGAAAATTCTGGACATTGCGGCCGGCCAGCACCGCCGTGTCGAGCATGGCCGGCTCCAGCGGGTTCTGGCCACCCTCCGAGGTGAGCGAACGGCCAACGAAGGCGATCTCTGTCAGCCGGAGATAAAGCCCCATCTCGCCCATCGTGTCGCCGAGCAGAATGTCCGTATCGGCGATGATCCGGTCGCCCTTGCTGCGCCGAGCGACTTTCAGGCCCATGCCGGAAATCTGCGCGGCAAGCGCTTCGGCGCGATCGGGATGGCGCGGTACGACGATCGTCAAAAGACCGTGGTGACGTTTGTGCAGCATCGCATGAACCTCGGCGGCGACCGCCTCCTCGCCGTCATGGGTCGAGATCGCGGCCCAGGTCGGGCGGGCGCCGATCTGGCGCTTCAGCGTGTACAGCGCCCTTTCATCGGCCGGCGGCGGCGTGGTGTCGACCTTGAGATTGCCGGATACGGTGACCGGCCGGGCGCCAAGCGAGAGGAAGCGCTCGCCGTCGACATCCGACTGGGCGACAACATGGGCGAGATTCTCGAACAGCGCCTCGGCGATGTTGGCGCGCTTCTTCCAGGATTTGTACGAACGGTCCGACAGCCTGCCATTAACCAGCACCTGCGGCACACGCCGTGCGCCGAGCTCGAGGATGGTCATCGGCCAGATTTCCGATTCGGCGATGATCGCCAGATCCGGCCGCCAATGGTCGAGGAAGCGGCTGACCGCCGGCTTGAGGTCGAGCGGCACGTATTGGTGGATGATGCGGTCGCCGAGCCGTTCCTCGGCAACCTGGGCGGAGGTGACGGTCCCCGTCGTCAGCACGATGTTGACGCCGTAGTCGAGGATGCTCTCGACCAGCGGCACGACGGCGATCGTCTCGCCGACGCTCGCCGCATGGATCCAGATGAGCGGCCCGTCTGGGCGCTCGCGCCCGGCGATGCCATAGCGCTCGCGCCGGCGAATTCGGTCCTCCTTGCCCCTGGAGGTGCGCCAGGCGACATAGGGCCCGACCAGGGGATAGGCAGCTGCGCCTGCGAAACGATACGCCGTCAGGAAAGTGCGCGCCCAGCGCTCGCTCATTTTGAGCCATCCACGAGGCGGTAGGCCTCGGCGGTCGCGGCGTTGAGCGCGGCCGTGACCTCCTGGCGCTTGCGTTCCATTTCAGCCTCGTCAGCATTGGCCGGAACGAACACCGGCGCTCCAAGCACGATCGAGGAGCGGCCGAACGGCAGATTGATCGTGGTCTTGTCCCAGCTGCGCTCCAGCACCTTGCGGCGGCTGGTGGCGATTGCGGCGGGCAGGATCGGCCGGCCCGAAAGCCGCGCCAGGAGAACGATGCCAAGCCCGGCGTCGCGCGGCGTGCCATGCGGAATGTCAGCGAT is part of the Mesorhizobium sp. L-2-11 genome and harbors:
- the lpxK gene encoding tetraacyldisaccharide 4'-kinase codes for the protein MASEAPPFWWEEPDWRALALAPLSAIYALAAGRRMRSAAREKIEAPVLCVGNFTVGGTGKTPVAIALARQARRMQLNPGFLSRGHGGSFARPHVVDPHHDAARHVGDEPLLLAAHAPVAVTPNRAAGARLLLEKHGCDFLIMDDGFQSARIHIDYALVVVDARYGVGNGRVIPGGPLRAGIVDQLVFTSALLKMGDGLAADAVVRQAARAGRPIFEAHTRPTSRAGLAGKRFLAFAGIGHPEKFFDTVRQAGGEVALTRSFPDHHFYGQDELAELATTARGAGLGLVTTAKDAARLRHDAASADFLRQLDVLEIDTVFDPDHVPERIIDETLDAWRQRKLQG
- the waaA gene encoding lipid IV(A) 3-deoxy-D-manno-octulosonic acid transferase, yielding MSERWARTFLTAYRFAGAAAYPLVGPYVAWRTSRGKEDRIRRRERYGIAGRERPDGPLIWIHAASVGETIAVVPLVESILDYGVNIVLTTGTVTSAQVAEERLGDRIIHQYVPLDLKPAVSRFLDHWRPDLAIIAESEIWPMTILELGARRVPQVLVNGRLSDRSYKSWKKRANIAEALFENLAHVVAQSDVDGERFLSLGARPVTVSGNLKVDTTPPPADERALYTLKRQIGARPTWAAISTHDGEEAVAAEVHAMLHKRHHGLLTIVVPRHPDRAEALAAQISGMGLKVARRSKGDRIIADTDILLGDTMGEMGLYLRLTEIAFVGRSLTSEGGQNPLEPAMLDTAVLAGRNVQNFRETYQRLIDSGGAKLVRDRDMLAGAVNFLLTNEVARHEMMAAGAATVDEMRGALALTLKSLEPYIQPLVVKSRLKGANGR